From Streptomyces asiaticus, one genomic window encodes:
- a CDS encoding RrF2 family transcriptional regulator codes for MQISAKADYAVRALAELAADTGRPLTCEAIATSQDIPFRFLKAVFRDLRQAGLVRSQRGCEGGYWLARDPAETTLADIVVAVDGAFLTLRGERLDDLGYRGPAAGLPGVWRGMEDHVRQVLTSTALSDLVRERLAA; via the coding sequence ATGCAGATCTCGGCGAAGGCGGACTACGCGGTCCGGGCGCTGGCGGAGCTGGCCGCGGACACCGGCAGGCCGCTCACATGTGAGGCGATAGCGACCTCCCAGGACATCCCCTTCCGGTTCCTCAAGGCGGTCTTCCGCGATCTGCGCCAGGCCGGTCTGGTGCGCAGCCAGCGCGGCTGTGAGGGTGGCTACTGGCTCGCCCGCGACCCCGCCGAGACCACGCTCGCGGACATCGTGGTCGCGGTGGACGGGGCGTTCCTGACGCTGCGCGGCGAGCGGCTGGACGACCTGGGCTACCGCGGCCCGGCGGCCGGGCTGCCCGGGGTGTGGCGCGGGATGGAGGACCATGTGCGCCAGGTGCTGACCTCCACCGCGCTGAGCGATCTGGTGCGTGAGCGGCTGGCCGCATGA